Proteins from a single region of Lasioglossum baleicum chromosome 1, iyLasBale1, whole genome shotgun sequence:
- the LOC143210692 gene encoding uncharacterized protein LOC143210692 has product MFEDILSISEAPIFDNRITKIELHTYNPYANTTFENNDEIRIPIQQQDLYTLPCRSFLYVEGKLSLPGKLELPAGSTIESAALDNNAVAFMFEEIRYELNGVEIDRSRNPGTTTTLKNYVSLSTTRSSALSNAGWTHNTEAQRKTATTTAAINFNFCIPMSMLLGFCEDYKRVVINARHELILIRSRTNTNALYSSSENAKPVLDLYKIQWRMPHVTLDEINKLSMLRILGNDKPIDMSFRSWELYEYPLLQATTKHTWAIKTAPQMEKPRYVIFALQTARKNNLTKTATHFDHCALANIRLYLNSETYPYDDLNVDFEKDKYALLYDMYTKFQESYYGNGEALLNVIDFLKYGPFIVLDCSRQNEALKNATIDVRIEFECRANIAPSTTAYCLMIHDCIVEYNPLTNIVRKII; this is encoded by the coding sequence ATGTTCGAGGACATTTTGAGCATCTCCGAAGCGCCGATCTTCGACAATCGAATAACGAagatcgagctgcacacatacaatCCATATGCCAACACAACGTTTGAAAACAACGATGAGATACGCATACCAATTCAACAGCAAGACTTGTACACGCTCCCGTGCAGAAGCTTCCTATACGTCGAGGGAAAACTTAGTTTGCCTGGGAAACTTGAATTACCAGCGGGATCAACAATCGAATCGGCGGCTCTCGATAACAATGCCGTTGCGTTTATGTTCGAGGAAATACGCTACGAATTGAACGGCGTTGAAATCGATCGGTCCAGAAATCCTGGTACTACAACGACTCTGAAGAACTACGTGAGCCTGTCCACGACGAGAAGCAGCGCGTTATCCAACGCGGGCTGGACGCATAACACCGAGGCGCAGAGGAAAACCGCGACAACCACAGCGGCGATAAACTTCAACTTTTGCATACCTATGAGCATGTTATTGGGCTTCTGCGAAGACTACAAACGCGTTGTAATAAACGCCCGCCACGAATTGATTTTAATTCGCTCGCGTACCAACACAAACGCGTTGTACAGTTCTTCCGAAAATGCGAAACCCGTTCTGGatctatacaaaattcaatggcgaatgccACACGTCACGTTGGATGAAATAAATAAGCTGTCGATGTTACGTATTCTGGGCAACGACAAGCCGATCGATATGAGCTTTCGATCATGGGAACTGTACGAGTATCCTCTGCTCCAGGCGACTACGAAGCACACATGGGCCATAAAAACAGCTCCGCAAATGGAAAAACCGCGATACGTGATATTCGCTTTACAAACCGCGCGAAAGAATAATTTAACGAAAACAGCTACGCATTTCGATCATTGCGCATTAGCCAATATTCGGCTCTACTTGAATTCGGAAACCTATCCGTACGATGATCTAAATGTTGATTTCGAAAAAGACAAATACGCGCTGCTCTacgatatgtatacaaaattccaagaatcatactatGGAAACGGCGAGGCGCTACTCAACGTCATAGATTTCCTGAAATACGGTCCATTCAtcgttctcgattgttctcGGCAAAACGAAGCGCTGAAAAATGCCACGATCGACGTGCGAATCGAATTCGAATGTCGAGCCAACATTGCCCCCTCGACAACCGCATACTGCTTGATGATACACGACTGCATCGTGGAGTACAATCCATTGACGAACATTgtgcgaaaaattatttaa